In Gossypium hirsutum isolate 1008001.06 chromosome A10, Gossypium_hirsutum_v2.1, whole genome shotgun sequence, the DNA window GTTATGCAAGGAAGTGAAGGAAATGAGATTGCAGCTTTTCAGGGACCATTTCCTTGAGGAGAGGAAGTAAGTTTTTGATTCCCTTGTTAATTGAATTTTCTGCTAGTTTTTGCTGATCATCAAAATCTAGTACTTAATCGAGGTAATGGGAATTTAACTCTTGCAGGAAGCTTGCGAGCACAAAAAGAACTGACAACAATgctttgaaatgtgccattgatcaCATTCTTGATGCTCAACAGAAGGGAGAAATCAATGAAGACAATGTTCTTTACATTGTTGAGAATATCAATGTTGCTGGTAAGATTGTTCGGTTCTTCTCTTCTTTGTTGCCTTTAGATTTGAAAATTTCATCTGAACTAAAAGTCAATTTAGTAAAAGGTCAAAATCAAGTATGCTTGTTACCAATTACCAACACTTTTTGGTACACCTAGAAAACTTTTAACCCCAAAACAAAgcaagaaatatatatatatatatatataaaataaagcaaGCAACTACATTTCTCAAGATGTCAACTTGTCAACAGAAAATTTAAGGTaagagtaatattatatataaataaatggcacTTTTACCATTGATATAACATCTACCTGCAAGTCCTATTGtacaattttgatttttaagGCAAATGGCTTAATTCTGGAGTACTCAATGTGGTCAAATTGTTGCCAAGTGGATGGTTGCTGGAAGCTGGGACCAGTCCCACCAACCAACCAAATTGGGTTACAACTTACCATATCTTATTAGTTCCTACCATATATGCATGAGAAAATAAAAGCATGCCAACTCATTGATTattggttgaattttttttttgtacgaaaaaagtagtttaaatatgtatatacatatatgtgttaATACTTGGTCAAATACCAAATCTGGTTGACTCAAGAAGTTTCATATTGATGATACATACAGCTATTGAAACaaccttatggtcaattgaatgGGGCATTGCTGAGCTTGTGAACCATCCAGAGATCCAGCAGAAACTCCGCAACGAAATCGACACCGTACTAGGACCCGGTGTGCAGGTTACCGAACCCGACACCCATAAGCTTCCATATCTGCAGGCAGTGATCAAGGAGACACTCAGGCTCCGAATGGCCATCCCTCTACTAGTCCCACACATGAACCTCCATGATGCAAAGCTTGGTGGGTATGACATCCCTGCAGAGAGTAAGATCCTTGTGAATGCATGGTGGTTAGCCAACAACCCGGCTCACTGGAAGAACCCAGAAGAGTTCCGGCCCGAAAGGTTTTTCGAGGAGGAATCGAAGGTAGAAGCAAATGGGAATGACTTCAGGTATCTTCCATTTGGTGTTGGAAGGAGGAGCTGTCCAGGGATTATTTTGGCACTGCCAATCCTAGGGATCACATTGGGACGTTTGGTGCAGAATTTTGAGCTATTGCCTCCAAAGGGGCAGTCTAAGCTTGATACATCGGAGAAAGGTGGACAGTTCAGTCTGCATATTCTGAAGCATTCAACCATTGTTGCAAAGCCAAGGATGATTTGATTTAACAAGTCTTTCGAAAATATGAACTTGCATTTAGCTTTGTTGGGTATTAATTT includes these proteins:
- the LOC107896573 gene encoding trans-cinnamate 4-monooxygenase encodes the protein MDLLFLEKVLISLFFTIIFAILVSKLRGKRFKLPPGPLPIPVFGNWLQVGDDLNHRNLTDLAKKFGDIFLLRMGQRNLVVVSSPELAKEVLHTQGVEFGSRTRNVVFDIFTGKGQDMVFTVYGEHWRKMRRIMTVPFFTNKVVQQYRHGWEAEVASVVEDVKKNPEAATNGIVLRRRLQLMMYNNMYRIMFDRRFESEDDPLFVKLKALNGERSRLAQSFEYNYGDFIPILRPFLRGYLKLCKEVKEMRLQLFRDHFLEERKKLASTKRTDNNALKCAIDHILDAQQKGEINEDNVLYIVENINVAAIETTLWSIEWGIAELVNHPEIQQKLRNEIDTVLGPGVQVTEPDTHKLPYLQAVIKETLRLRMAIPLLVPHMNLHDAKLGGYDIPAESKILVNAWWLANNPAHWKNPEEFRPERFFEEESKVEANGNDFRYLPFGVGRRSCPGIILALPILGITLGRLVQNFELLPPKGQSKLDTSEKGGQFSLHILKHSTIVAKPRMI